TGCTAAGGTATTGATATAAAGATACATTTTGATACTAACCTTTGAGTTAACAGATTCAGGTAAAAAAAGGGGCACACAAAAATTTCATATAACAGTTAACCCTGAATTTCAGGTATGTAAGTAAATTTAGTATCAGATTTGTGTGAAAAATACCTACACATCTGATTAATGTGAAAATATCATGATTAGCCCAAAGCATATCCATACATCTCCCGCCATGGCCAGTAACCGAGGATTCCCTCCCCTTGGTCACCCAACGACATCAATCTACACCAACAGCCTCACAGCCTCCTATATAACAAGGAGAGAGCCTTGACACCAGTGACCTCTACACCTGCCAAACAACCATGACAACCTCTATACACCTGTGTAGAAATTctcaaaattatgttttctccTCCCTATGATTATGCAAATCCCACAAGGCTTTTTCTGATGGTTTTTGAGGTTTGGGGGACGATAACGGGCTCCATTtccatttgaaaatatttcaaattttagtgaaattgccaaaatttgaatattactCCAGGGAtcaatcaaatgaaaaaaaaaatgtcagaaaTCAACATCAGCTGTTACCGAAAACAGCATTTCAATCAACACTTGTACCAAAACCTGAATCACCATACTAGTGATTCGATAAGCCACAACTTTTCCAGAAGAATGTACAGTTACATGATTATGTTATTTTAAATTATCAGTAGGTTctataccatatttgacccattAAGTACacccatccctataagcacccctcccctttttagctcgcctattcgaagaatagggggagctaatgttgtcaccccggcgtcagCGTCGGCGTCAGCATTGGTGTCcaatttcacgttaaagtttatgagcaagtttctgtttcgtcaattgtttaagcttaattcatcataaatgtttatgattttattttcctaatgtgtatggatgctgaacgtgataatacaaccaatttggggccctttaggtttttttttgagtctgttaatttgtcatatttccatgtttaaatagtaaatacttgaacatcaacttcttctgaataggcaagctttgctgttctccaacagctcttgttaagTCTTAATTTCACTCCAATGTTAATTAAATGTAGACTAAAACTATGAAATTTGTATAGTTTGATTATTAGACTTATCTTATCACTTTAATTATTATCAACTTCACACAAAAACACAGGCAATTTGTTAGATCAACCATGTACAGTTAAACATGCCATAGTGTAAAAAGACCACCTGCATTATAAGAACACTTTTTCAGAGTTCAAAATGGGCAATTTGcatataaagaccatttttgtTGATCACTTTGAAGGTATCTTtagataggtttgactgtaaatcTTTCTGAAAGCTAAATCTAAGGTTAAAAAGCAAGCCCTCCAAACTAACACATTTATATAATGGTATGTTAACACTCATTTAATACCTGTTTTCTTGCCATCTGTGTGATTTCCCACAGTATACCGTTCTGATAGCCATGctgtaattattgatattaataaAGCTACAATCTATTTTGTCGACATGGTTAGGAACAGTACCTAGCCACATATTTACTATTTGAAGTAACtcatatcctacagacataagTTAGTAAGGATCCAGTTTTACCCGGAATTTACcgttcatattttattgatttctttCCTTCACATTGATTACACTAAGTCAAATAAAATTTAACTGAAGGACAATACACCACAGaaatcatatgtatatgtgaGTTGATATAAAAAATTCTTTGTATGTTAAACAGGAGCTATATTGGTTTCTATTCAATACTTTTACCTGGACTGGTGATCAGTAGAATCCAATGACATGTATGGAATTTAATGTTATAGACAAATTAATAATTCAGCAATCTCATTATTATCCAAATCCTTATTCTCACTACCTTTTATAgagaatctgacaacatccaatATGGAGTCATGTCCCAATGACCTTtagaaatggccaatcaaataaCTACCTCCGAACTTCTTTGAGACAAAATAGTTTTCAAGAGCTACcaaaatcattttaatgtatttagTCATTTCCCCCATAGAGTACAACATACATGGATATGCATGCTGGGATTAAATAATTTCAGTTGATGTAGCTAGTTGGAGAAATTGCATTTGAACAGAAGTATGTACAGGGGgcatatttacatatgtacatatgtacatgacCCCTACCAAACTTAGTGAAAataagaatctgtattttaatcagattgaaaattCAGTGAAGCTATCCAGCAACATGATAGGTATTCAGAGCTTGGTcaagtttttttctttcatgCAGATCTATGGTCAAAAAGAAGGTCATACTGACAAATTTCTGAATAATTTCACATCATATCTCATAGCCAGCTGGAGTAACAAGAGGCATGTGGGAAATCAAGTTTTAGAGGACACCTACAGATGCACATGTAAAGACAGAACAGATAGGCACAATTTTAAGAATAGGAATAATCAGGGTCAGAAGGGATTGAGAAGGAGACTGAGAATTCGAGATTGGCTGGTGTAACATcctacagccagggtcatttatgtAAGATTGTTCCCAGTTTATTGGTGGAAAAAGTCGGAGTACCCATagaaaaccaccaaccagcagtcagcACTACATGGAATATGTACTACTCAATTTGAATTACTAAGATATTTTCAAGTTTCACATACAAATTTATATCATGTTATTGGCAACCCAAGTTTGACCTTTAACCTCACCTCTGAACTGTGGATCCTTTAGTTTCTTGCTCGTCTCCACAATAAACATGATATTgatgaccttaacctttatctAAGTTTGACCTTTAACCTCACCTCTAAACTGTGGATCCTTTAGTTTCTTGCTCGTCTCCACAATAAACATGATATTgatgaccttaacctttatctAAGTTTGACCTTTAACCTCACCTCTAAACTGTGGATCCTTTAGTTTCTTGCTCGTCTCCACAATAAACATGATATTgatgaccttaacctttatctAAGTTTGACCTTTAACCTCACCTCTAAACTGTGGATCCTTTAGTTTCTTGCTCGTCTCCACAATAAACATGATATTgatgaccttaacctttatctAAGTTTGACCTTTAACCTCACCTCTAAACTGTGGATCCTTTAGTTTCTTGCTCGTCTCCACAATAAACATGATATTgatgaccttaacctttatctAAGTTTGACCTTTAACCTCACCTCTAAACTGTGGATCCTTTAGTTTCTTGCTTGTCTCTACAATAAACATGATATTgatgaccttaacctttatctAAGTTTGACCTTTAACCTCACCTCTAAACTGCGGGTCCTTTAGTTTCTTGCTCGTCTCCACAACAAACATGATATTgatgaccttaacctttatctAAGTTTGACCTTTAACCTCACCTCTAAACTGTGGATCCTTTAGTTTCTTGCTTGTCTCTACAATAAACATGATATTgatgaccttaacctttatctAAGTTTGACCTTTAACCTCACCTCTAAACTGCGGGTCCTTTAGTTTCTTGCTCGTCTCCACAATAAACATGATATTgatgaccttaacctttatctAAGTTTGACCTTTAACCTCACCTCTAAACTGCGGGTCCTTTAGTTTCTTGCTCGTCTCCACAATAAACATGATGTTGATGACCACAGTAAAAAGTAGCACCACCACCAGTCCACCCTGAAATACAAAATCatcatttactaaatataaaacCCTATAAGTACCCTGGCAGTAAAAAAGACAATAGGGTGCACGTGTTATAGTCCTAGCTTCAAACCAATTGCAACTTCAGCAGTCGGAATAATACTGGAAACAGCAGTgtgattttatatttcatttgtatttcaaatctGTGGATTTCAGAGAAGATAGATTAGATATTTTTTGAAGAATAATTTAATACTTATTTAACTGGTGTTGGATTTCAAACCCTAACTTCAGCATGCATACACATTTGGTCATAGTCAATCCAATCTAGATCTACTACTAAACTAACAAATGACGTCTTGAAACTCAAAGATGAAATGtggacagatatatatacagggaAGAGTTTAGTGAAAGGTATTTTGTTCCACTGATCAGTATAATACCATTAAACTACAAACCTGAAATGTCTTGACGACACACTTCCTGGTGGAGAAGCCTCGCTTGTTGCTGCCTGGCTGACGGCCATGGCGGTATTTCTTGGGTATGTACGGCCTGGCGTTTGGATTAGGCACCCAAGTATCCATCCAACACTTTGAGGACTATGACTTCATCAATCTATAAATTGTAAATGTCATCAGCGTTATTGCCATCAACCATATCTTCTTTTAATAATTTCACTATAAACTTCAAAATGGACTGAAAAATTTACTACAAATCTTGAGCTCTCCATTTTTCTCCAACTCGATCCTGCTTTTTTTTACCACCATGACATAATCTTCAACTAGATGAAAACTGCCATTCTCTCATATCATAAGACATCCAACTACAAGTTTGATcattattcattaaatataaacTAAAGGTTCTAGCCAACAAGTTGTCTTGGCTAAATTTTGATCTGAAATATATGATGGTGTAGTAAGCTTTTGGTAAGAAATCCTACTGTTGTGTTCGAACCAACAACCCAGATCTGCCTGGATCTCACATACCCAATAAGGAAGTTCTATCTTCTAACCTGTAAATTGCATTGACATAATATCGTTGGTATAACATCTTTTCCCTATAAGTGTCCCTCCCCTCTTCTGAAGAAGGAGAGGAAGTTATGTAAATGCCCCCTCCCCCTATCCCATGGACTAAATGTTTTACAACTGTGATGCTTATAACATTTATAAGTATTGTAtcctatatatattacatgaacttgcgagtctttcacatgtgaatcgcaacataataatgtgtctcaaaggaaaGAAGGCATATATGCTGTCAGATAAATGTGTCACAAGTATGTGGAAAGatttaaaataacttatttttataATTGGCTTACTTTTTAAGAGATTCTTCATTTCGACTTACCTTTTGGTTCCTTATTTAAATTAGCACCCCCTTTGTTATAATAGTTCAGATCCCTTggcattattatatataattacagcGAATATGGTATGTCTAGTTTGGTGATATTGTTATTggcatttacattttaaaataacgaCTAAATtctgatgatgtacatgtacattatttatatatataataggagTTTCTCTGAAAAGCTAGGTGCAACAGAGcatggtattgataaatataaatcattaatgacCTCACCAAGGAATCATACACGACACCACTggattattaattaaagactATACCGCTCAACTGATTCAGTTAAAGACAAGTTCTCTCTATACAAGAAATATAGCAGCTACTTGCTAGTCGTTACTAGGGACATCATCCTTCAGGAAAGATCGAATTTGTCCTTGAGTTTTTTGGGGGATGGGAGGGGGGTTCATGGCCTTAACAAGTGTCACTGGATATCATTCTGAATTCCTACACTATATCCTAAGCACCTATATAAACCAAGGCAGAAATTACAGATGTCATTTCTAAAGTAAAATACGAATTGGCAGTAAGCCAtcttgaaattatcaaaactcTAATTTCTCATCCTTAAAATATTTGTCCATACCAAAAGCAAGACTTACAAACCtatattaatgtaaaaatcAATATCAGGTGTTATGGATAACAATTTTTCCACATAAAATACACCAAAACCTTAACTAGATAATTTTgacccattgggcctcttgaaattttcaaaatccagcattttctTCCTTAAAATGATAGTTCATACCCACCACAACACTTACAATCCTAGATTAATCAAGAAATCCATGTCAGTTGCTACATATAACAGTTTTTCAACACttacaccaaaaccttaacctgggaTTCCTAACGCTGAAGCAGATGCCGACGCCAAACTGATTTATAAGATTTAACTGAATTCtaataatacaattgtattttgtttgtgtgtAGCATGACTTAATAAGAAtctttttgttaattaaattgTCTAGCTGTTGTAACACATCTCAAGTTTTAATTGATGAAAAGTATgaattttttgtttgaaataaaactgCATACAAAGAtgaattttttttgttcattgaCAAAGCAAtattatttacctgtatgatCAATATTGCAAAAGATAGGATTCACTTGATTACCCCAGGATCTCACCGAGGCCGTTTTcaattatacggtttgactggttggacctatttgttcgtttattaattaaagacggacctggtgattttatattgttttcagacgagctttgACAAAGCCTTCATAGGCCTGTATAAAAACTGCAGGTCTGTCAggttttatacttgaaataatgactttaaccaacggtcaaacaggt
This portion of the Argopecten irradians isolate NY chromosome 6, Ai_NY, whole genome shotgun sequence genome encodes:
- the LOC138326518 gene encoding protein O-linked-mannose beta-1,2-N-acetylglucosaminyltransferase 1-like, which encodes MDTWVPNPNARPYIPKKYRHGRQPGSNKRGFSTRKCVVKTFQGGLVVVLLFTVVINIMFIVETSKKLKDPQFRAWLSERYTVGNHTDGKKTDQISSSDDYDEIGAGRKKEKVVEMSMSTSLNVEVMSSKTAAFISVDGTTVSISYVVLVQRSVSVMWC